The proteins below are encoded in one region of Pantoea sp. At-9b:
- a CDS encoding anaerobic sulfatase maturase — MKHSTTIPLTPLLTFEKLGVNYKRRYHVMAKPTGSTCNLDCSYCFYLHKEALLHQHRDTGMSDDMLENFIRQYIASQDGEEIIFSWQGGEPTLMGLAFFEKVVALQKKYQPRGQRIENDLQTNAVLINDQWASFLKKHHFLVGVSIDGPRELHDRYRLTRSGKPTFDRVMKGIDALKRHKVPFNALVVVNRTNAKFPLEVYRFLTLELGATYIQFNPCVEPVDFKQTAPQFWQDDTIPITGSRRARPGDLDSIVTDWSVDPDDWGRFLIATFQEWVSKDLGRVQVNLFETAVVQTMGLPSQLCITAEFCGKGLAIEKNGDVFSCDHYVYPEYRLGNVTTHQLAHMVFSERQKQFGMGKRDTLPVYCKTCPYLTLCWGECPKNRIVRAPDGELGLNYLCPGIKAFFHSATPALQHIAKILRELKA; from the coding sequence ATGAAGCACAGTACCACTATACCGCTCACCCCACTGCTGACATTTGAAAAGTTGGGGGTGAACTACAAACGTCGCTATCACGTCATGGCGAAGCCCACCGGCTCTACCTGCAACCTTGATTGCAGCTACTGCTTTTATCTGCATAAAGAAGCGTTATTGCACCAACATCGTGATACCGGCATGAGCGATGACATGCTGGAAAACTTCATCCGTCAGTACATTGCCAGTCAGGACGGAGAGGAGATTATTTTCTCCTGGCAAGGGGGCGAACCCACCCTGATGGGGTTGGCGTTTTTTGAGAAGGTGGTGGCTTTACAGAAAAAATATCAACCACGCGGTCAGCGAATTGAAAACGATCTGCAAACCAACGCGGTACTGATTAATGACCAGTGGGCGAGTTTTCTGAAAAAACACCACTTTCTTGTCGGCGTCTCGATTGATGGACCGCGTGAGTTACACGATCGCTATCGGCTGACGCGTAGCGGAAAACCCACTTTCGATCGGGTGATGAAAGGTATTGATGCCTTAAAACGCCACAAGGTGCCGTTTAATGCCCTGGTGGTGGTAAACCGCACTAACGCTAAATTTCCGCTGGAAGTCTATCGCTTTCTGACCCTGGAGTTAGGTGCAACCTATATCCAGTTCAATCCCTGTGTGGAACCCGTTGATTTTAAACAGACTGCTCCCCAATTCTGGCAGGATGACACCATTCCGATAACAGGTTCGCGCCGCGCGCGCCCGGGAGACCTCGACTCCATCGTCACCGACTGGTCAGTTGATCCTGATGATTGGGGCAGGTTTTTAATTGCCACCTTTCAGGAGTGGGTGAGCAAAGATCTCGGTCGGGTACAGGTCAATCTGTTTGAAACCGCCGTGGTGCAAACCATGGGATTGCCTTCCCAGCTCTGCATTACCGCTGAGTTCTGTGGCAAGGGGCTGGCAATTGAAAAGAACGGGGATGTATTTTCCTGTGATCATTACGTCTATCCCGAATACCGTCTGGGCAATGTCACGACACATCAACTGGCACACATGGTCTTCTCCGAACGGCAGAAGCAATTCGGCATGGGGAAGCGTGACACCCTGCCCGTCTACTGCAAAACCTGTCCTTATCTGACGTTATGTTGGGGCGAATGCCCGAAAAACCGTATCGTTCGTGCCCCAGATGGTGAGCTGGGGCTGAATTATTTATGCCCTGGTATCAAAGCCTTTTTTCATTCGGCCACGCCAGCACTACAGCACATCGCCAAAATACTCCGCGAGTTAAAAGCGTGA
- a CDS encoding 2-phosphosulfolactate phosphatase, translating to MPHQYFSQHAFDIRLEWGSAAAEHLAQDVDCVIVVDVMSFSTCVSLANEQGAMIAPWPWKDDSAQRYAAEMGAQAASIDRRFSDHAFTLSPASLLKIPAATRLVLPSPNGSTVAFKAREKGAQVFTAGLRNRQATAVACRHFQRILVIPCGERWPDGSLRPAIEDYVAAGGIIAALGERQRSPEAEMALAAYQSAREQDFASLFQCASALELVERGFAADVDLCLSVDMAQHASRLVDNFFVPHQTPSCHHQPV from the coding sequence ATGCCGCATCAATACTTCTCTCAACATGCGTTTGATATTCGCCTCGAATGGGGTAGCGCAGCCGCAGAACATCTGGCGCAAGATGTAGACTGTGTGATTGTGGTGGATGTGATGTCGTTTTCCACCTGTGTCAGTCTGGCGAATGAGCAGGGGGCAATGATTGCCCCGTGGCCGTGGAAGGACGATTCGGCCCAACGCTATGCCGCTGAAATGGGGGCTCAGGCCGCCAGTATTGACCGTCGTTTCTCTGATCACGCGTTTACCTTATCCCCTGCATCGTTGTTAAAAATACCCGCCGCAACCCGGTTGGTGCTGCCATCACCTAATGGTTCAACGGTTGCGTTTAAGGCGCGGGAGAAGGGGGCGCAGGTATTCACTGCGGGCCTGCGCAACCGGCAAGCCACGGCGGTTGCCTGTCGGCATTTCCAACGCATACTGGTGATTCCCTGCGGTGAACGTTGGCCAGATGGTAGCCTGCGCCCGGCGATCGAGGATTACGTGGCGGCGGGGGGGATTATTGCCGCATTGGGCGAACGTCAGCGCTCACCGGAAGCGGAAATGGCGCTGGCGGCGTATCAATCTGCGCGGGAGCAGGATTTTGCCTCGTTATTTCAGTGCGCATCGGCGCTGGAGTTGGTTGAACGAGGCTTTGCTGCCGATGTTGATCTTTGTCTGAGCGTGGATATGGCCCAGCATGCCAGTCGTCTGGTGGACAACTTTTTTGTCCCCCACCAGACGCCATCCTGCCATCATCAACCGGTATAG
- a CDS encoding YdgH/BhsA/McbA-like domain containing protein — MKKTMASMIALVTASLICGSAFAAKEISKADAKKYHKVGTVSSTKEHTSPRAAMEEISKKADEMGGKYFVITSGNEGDKVRATATVYK; from the coding sequence ATGAAAAAAACGATGGCAAGTATGATAGCGTTGGTCACCGCTTCGTTAATTTGTGGCTCGGCTTTCGCGGCAAAGGAAATCAGTAAAGCCGACGCGAAGAAATACCATAAGGTCGGGACGGTCAGTTCCACCAAAGAACATACCTCACCACGTGCAGCAATGGAGGAGATCTCTAAAAAAGCGGATGAGATGGGAGGGAAATATTTTGTCATCACCTCTGGTAATGAGGGAGACAAAGTCCGTGCGACGGCAACGGTTTATAAATAA
- a CDS encoding alkyl/aryl-sulfatase: MKLKHLHCMVLAALLTNAFNVFAADEARKDATAATKQTNDALYNQLPFSDQTDFSDAHKGFVAALPQGVIKGEAGNVIWDPGQYAFIKEGEKSPDTVNPSLWRQSQLINISGLFKVTEGVYQIRNLDLSNMTIIEGKKGITVIDPLVSAETAKVGMDLYFKNRGKKPVVAVIYTHSHVDHYGGVRGVVNEADVKSGKVKIYAPAGFMEAAVSENIMAGNVMSRRASYMYGNLLKADPQGQVGAGLGTTTSAGTVTLIAPTVTISKTGEKHNIDGLTYEFMMAPGSEAPSEMLWYVEEKKMIETAEDVTHTLHNTYSLRGAKIREPLPWSKYINDAITRWGDNAQIIIAQHHWPTWGNDNVNKLLKTQRDLYRYINDQTLRMANEGLTRDEIAAKFKLPDGLAKTWANRGYYGSVSHDVKATYVLYLGWFDGNPATLDELPPEEAAKKFVEYMGGADNILQKAKTDFDQGNYRWVAQVVSKVVFADPENKAARDLEADALEQLGYQAESGPWRNFYLTGAQELRNGVIKGPTPNTASGDTVKAMTPEMFFDFLAVHINGEKAANAKALINVDLGKDGGKYKLELENGVLNHTANAQGQNADATLTLNRDTLNKIILKEETLKQAQDNSEVNISGNPAKVDELLSYMDKFEFWFNIVTP; the protein is encoded by the coding sequence ATGAAACTGAAGCATCTTCACTGCATGGTACTTGCTGCATTACTGACCAATGCCTTTAACGTTTTTGCCGCAGATGAGGCGCGCAAAGACGCCACCGCAGCGACAAAACAAACTAATGACGCCCTTTATAATCAGCTGCCCTTTTCTGACCAAACTGATTTTAGCGATGCGCACAAAGGATTTGTCGCTGCGCTACCACAAGGCGTCATTAAAGGCGAAGCGGGAAATGTTATCTGGGACCCGGGACAATATGCCTTTATCAAAGAGGGTGAAAAATCACCGGACACCGTTAATCCCAGTCTGTGGCGACAATCGCAACTGATTAATATCAGTGGGCTATTTAAAGTAACCGAAGGGGTTTATCAGATCCGTAATCTGGATCTGTCAAATATGACCATCATCGAAGGCAAAAAAGGCATCACGGTGATCGACCCACTGGTGTCTGCCGAAACCGCCAAAGTGGGGATGGACCTCTACTTTAAAAACCGTGGTAAAAAACCGGTGGTGGCGGTGATTTATACCCACAGCCACGTTGACCATTACGGCGGGGTGCGCGGCGTAGTCAACGAGGCAGATGTGAAATCCGGCAAAGTCAAAATCTACGCCCCGGCTGGCTTTATGGAGGCAGCAGTTTCCGAGAACATCATGGCGGGCAACGTGATGAGCCGCCGCGCCAGTTATATGTACGGCAACTTGCTGAAAGCCGATCCTCAGGGACAGGTGGGTGCCGGACTGGGCACCACCACCTCAGCCGGAACCGTCACCCTGATTGCCCCCACCGTCACCATCAGCAAAACCGGGGAAAAACACAATATCGACGGCCTGACCTATGAATTTATGATGGCCCCGGGATCAGAAGCGCCCTCGGAAATGTTGTGGTACGTCGAAGAGAAAAAAATGATTGAGACCGCCGAGGATGTCACCCATACCCTGCACAACACCTACTCGCTACGCGGGGCGAAAATTCGTGAACCGCTGCCCTGGTCGAAATATATCAACGACGCCATCACCCGCTGGGGTGATAACGCGCAAATCATTATTGCCCAGCATCACTGGCCGACCTGGGGCAATGACAACGTCAATAAACTGCTGAAAACCCAGCGCGATCTCTATCGCTACATCAACGACCAGACATTACGCATGGCGAACGAAGGTCTGACGCGTGACGAAATCGCCGCTAAGTTCAAACTGCCGGATGGCCTGGCAAAAACCTGGGCTAACCGCGGCTATTACGGCTCAGTCAGCCACGATGTGAAAGCCACCTATGTGCTGTATCTGGGCTGGTTCGACGGCAACCCGGCTACGCTGGACGAGTTGCCGCCTGAAGAAGCGGCGAAAAAATTCGTCGAATATATGGGCGGTGCGGACAACATCCTGCAAAAAGCCAAAACCGACTTCGATCAGGGCAACTATCGTTGGGTCGCGCAGGTGGTCAGCAAAGTGGTGTTTGCCGATCCGGAAAATAAAGCGGCGCGCGATCTGGAAGCCGATGCACTGGAACAACTAGGTTATCAGGCTGAGTCCGGTCCGTGGCGTAACTTCTATCTCACCGGCGCACAGGAATTACGCAATGGGGTAATCAAAGGCCCGACGCCGAATACGGCCAGTGGCGATACCGTGAAAGCCATGACGCCAGAGATGTTCTTTGATTTCCTGGCAGTACATATCAACGGCGAGAAAGCCGCCAATGCGAAGGCATTGATCAATGTCGACCTCGGCAAAGATGGCGGTAAATACAAACTGGAATTGGAAAACGGCGTGCTGAACCACACCGCCAATGCCCAGGGGCAAAATGCGGACGCCACCCTCACCCTGAATCGTGACACGTTGAACAAAATTATCCTGAAGGAGGAGACGCTGAAACAGGCGCAGGATAACAGCGAAGTCAACATCAGCGGTAATCCCGCGAAAGTGGATGAATTGTTGAGTTATATGGATAAGTTTGAGTTCTGGTTCAACATCGTGACGCCCTAA
- the fhuE gene encoding ferric-rhodotorulic acid/ferric-coprogen receptor FhuE, translating to MSSNRRETQAGSSASGIRKTFTVSLLAMAVHALLNPALAAETTTTQQDLVVNANTDSDTSAQDKTDYQVKTTRAGTKLLLTPRDVPQSVSVITQQRIQDQQLQTISDVLKNTTGITSEQDDSERSYYYSRGFLLTNFTYDGIPTSMGDSWNYGDTASDTAIYDRIEVVRGATGLMTGAGSPAASVNMVRKHADSKEFTGNLTASYGSWNKQRYVADISTPLNESGTVRGRVIAGYQNQDSWLDRYRKNTKFLYGAIDADITDNTTLSLAYDYQDADTKNPTWGGNPVFYSNGALTHYNRSLNSSADWTWYHTTVRKLYADLVHNFDNGWSFHLNGTHAENTFSDKLLYTGYLSLPDQDTGEGADGFGSMDRGKRELTSVDGYASGPFELFGRQHQLMAGVSYSRQHNVTYSSNGITDEDAGDIATSDIGIFNNSWNGSIAEPNWGDWYLNADDVVRQKSAYTAARFSLADPLSLIIGARYTQYSTNGSSGNMDKNNITPYAGMVYDINDTWSAYASYTSIFQPQTYRDSSGHYLSPVTGKSYETGLKSAWFDGRLTATMAIFRIEQNNVGEAIDDVYVNNSSEQAYKATKGARSKGAEFELNGALTDNLQMTFGATRYVARDSDGRYNSNQPQTVFKLFTRYQLPMLPDLTFGGGITWQNRVFQDDTAPDGSTQRVYQGSYPLANLFARYQVTKQVAVQANVDNLFDRTYYTYMNNYVYGEPRNFSVSVSYQF from the coding sequence ATGTCTTCGAATCGCAGGGAAACTCAGGCGGGATCAAGCGCGTCGGGTATCCGCAAGACTTTCACCGTGTCATTGCTGGCAATGGCGGTACACGCCCTTCTTAATCCGGCACTGGCAGCAGAGACCACCACGACCCAGCAAGATCTGGTGGTTAATGCCAATACCGATAGCGACACCAGTGCACAGGACAAGACCGATTACCAGGTAAAAACCACGCGTGCCGGCACGAAGCTGCTGCTGACGCCGCGCGATGTGCCGCAATCCGTCAGCGTCATCACTCAACAGCGTATTCAGGATCAGCAGCTACAGACCATCAGTGATGTGCTGAAAAACACCACCGGGATTACCAGCGAGCAGGACGATAGCGAACGTTCTTATTACTATTCGCGCGGCTTCTTGCTGACCAACTTCACCTATGATGGCATCCCTACTTCAATGGGGGATTCATGGAACTACGGGGATACCGCTTCAGATACCGCGATTTATGATCGTATTGAAGTGGTGCGCGGCGCGACTGGCCTGATGACCGGCGCAGGCAGCCCGGCGGCATCCGTTAACATGGTGCGTAAACACGCCGACAGCAAAGAGTTCACCGGGAATTTAACGGCCAGCTATGGTAGCTGGAACAAACAGCGCTATGTTGCAGATATCTCCACCCCATTAAATGAATCGGGAACGGTACGTGGTCGCGTTATCGCGGGTTATCAGAATCAGGACAGCTGGCTGGATCGTTATCGTAAAAATACCAAATTCCTGTATGGCGCGATTGATGCCGATATCACCGATAACACCACGTTGTCGTTAGCTTATGACTATCAGGACGCTGACACCAAAAACCCCACCTGGGGTGGTAATCCGGTGTTTTACAGCAATGGCGCATTGACCCATTACAATCGCAGCCTGAACTCCTCGGCAGACTGGACCTGGTACCACACCACCGTGCGTAAACTGTATGCCGACCTGGTTCATAACTTTGATAACGGCTGGTCCTTTCATTTAAACGGTACTCACGCTGAAAATACCTTCAGCGACAAGTTGTTGTACACCGGTTATCTGTCATTACCCGATCAGGACACCGGCGAGGGTGCCGATGGCTTCGGCAGTATGGACCGTGGCAAACGTGAGCTGACCTCGGTTGATGGCTATGCAAGCGGTCCGTTTGAACTGTTCGGACGCCAGCACCAACTGATGGCGGGCGTGAGTTACAGCCGTCAGCATAACGTGACCTACAGTAGCAACGGTATAACCGATGAAGACGCCGGTGACATTGCGACCAGCGATATCGGCATCTTCAATAACAGCTGGAATGGCAGTATCGCTGAACCCAACTGGGGCGACTGGTATCTGAACGCCGATGATGTGGTGCGCCAGAAGTCAGCCTACACCGCTGCACGTTTCTCACTGGCCGATCCGCTGTCGTTGATTATTGGTGCCCGTTACACCCAATACAGCACCAATGGCAGCAGCGGCAATATGGATAAAAACAACATCACGCCGTATGCCGGTATGGTGTATGACATTAATGATACCTGGTCAGCCTATGCCAGCTATACCTCGATCTTCCAGCCACAAACCTATCGTGATAGCAGCGGTCACTACCTGTCACCGGTTACCGGCAAAAGCTATGAAACTGGCCTGAAATCCGCCTGGTTTGATGGCCGCCTGACCGCGACCATGGCCATCTTCCGCATTGAGCAGAATAACGTGGGTGAAGCCATTGATGACGTCTACGTCAACAACAGCAGCGAACAGGCATATAAAGCAACAAAAGGTGCCCGTAGCAAAGGTGCTGAATTTGAATTGAATGGCGCACTCACCGATAACCTGCAAATGACCTTCGGTGCCACACGTTACGTCGCACGCGATTCGGATGGACGTTATAACTCCAACCAACCGCAAACCGTGTTCAAGCTGTTCACGCGCTATCAGCTGCCGATGCTGCCGGACCTCACCTTTGGTGGCGGCATCACCTGGCAGAACCGTGTGTTCCAGGATGACACCGCGCCAGATGGCAGCACCCAGCGCGTTTACCAGGGCAGCTATCCGTTGGCAAACCTGTTTGCCCGTTATCAGGTCACCAAGCAGGTGGCGGTACAGGCGAACGTGGATAACCTGTTTGATCGTACCTACTATACCTATATGAACAACTATGTTTACGGCGAGCCGCGTAATTTCTCGGTCAGCGTTTCATACCAGTTCTGA
- a CDS encoding arylsulfatase, with protein sequence MNRSYRGVGVLALAAGSVLLPGYLRAEDPVQNAPENQGSNSKPNIILIVADDTGYGDLGAYGGGEGRGMPTPNLDRLAQEGMTFFSFYGQPSSTPGRAAMQTGRIPNRSGMTTVAFQGQGGGLPKEEWTLASVLKTAGYDTFFTGKWHLGESDYALPNAQGYDEMRYVGLYHLNAYTYADPTWFPDMDPKLREMFARVTRGALSGKAGEAPHEDFKINGQYVNTPEIDGKEGVVGIPFFDRYVEKASLDYLDAHAKDTKPFFMSINFMKNHQPNMPDPDFVGKSMAKTKYADSMVEMDARVGHIMDKVRALGLDKNTLVVFTTDNGAWQDVYPDAGYTPFRGTKGTDREGGSRVPAIAWMPGKIKADTKNHDIVGGLDLMATFASVAGIKELPKNDRAGKPIIFDSYDISPVLFGTGPDPRTAWFYFTENELTPGAVRVGHYKAEFNLRGDNGASTGGLAVDSNLGWKGPSSYVATVPQIFDLWQDPQERYDIFMNNYTEHTWTLVTFNQAIGDLMKTYAKYPPRKAQSESYTGPITISQYERFQNVRDQLNKNGFELGLPTGN encoded by the coding sequence ATGAACAGATCCTATCGAGGCGTTGGTGTTTTAGCGCTTGCTGCTGGTTCAGTGTTGCTGCCCGGTTACCTCCGGGCTGAAGACCCGGTGCAAAATGCACCTGAAAATCAAGGGAGTAATAGCAAGCCCAATATCATTCTGATTGTGGCGGATGATACCGGTTACGGTGATCTTGGCGCCTACGGCGGTGGCGAAGGTCGTGGGATGCCCACTCCTAATCTCGACCGGTTAGCCCAGGAAGGGATGACCTTCTTCAGCTTTTATGGTCAACCGAGCAGTACCCCAGGGCGGGCGGCGATGCAGACCGGACGCATCCCCAATCGTAGCGGCATGACCACCGTGGCGTTCCAGGGTCAGGGGGGCGGCCTGCCAAAAGAGGAATGGACGCTGGCTTCCGTGCTCAAAACCGCCGGTTACGACACCTTTTTTACCGGCAAATGGCATTTGGGCGAATCAGACTATGCGCTGCCTAACGCCCAGGGCTACGACGAAATGCGCTATGTCGGGCTTTATCACCTCAATGCCTATACCTACGCCGATCCCACCTGGTTCCCGGACATGGACCCTAAATTGCGTGAAATGTTCGCCCGGGTGACACGCGGGGCGCTATCGGGCAAAGCCGGTGAAGCGCCGCATGAGGATTTCAAAATCAACGGTCAATACGTCAATACGCCAGAGATTGATGGCAAAGAGGGCGTGGTCGGGATTCCGTTCTTTGACCGCTATGTGGAGAAAGCCTCGCTCGACTACCTTGATGCGCATGCGAAGGACACTAAGCCGTTCTTTATGAGCATCAATTTTATGAAGAACCACCAGCCCAACATGCCCGACCCTGATTTTGTCGGCAAATCCATGGCGAAAACCAAATACGCCGATTCAATGGTAGAAATGGATGCCCGCGTCGGTCATATCATGGACAAAGTCCGTGCACTGGGGCTGGATAAAAACACCTTAGTGGTGTTTACCACCGATAACGGCGCCTGGCAGGATGTCTATCCCGATGCCGGTTATACCCCCTTCCGTGGCACCAAAGGCACCGATCGTGAAGGTGGCAGCCGTGTTCCGGCCATCGCGTGGATGCCAGGAAAAATCAAAGCCGATACCAAAAACCACGACATTGTCGGTGGGCTTGATTTAATGGCCACCTTTGCCTCTGTTGCGGGCATTAAAGAGTTGCCGAAGAATGACCGCGCGGGCAAGCCCATCATCTTCGACAGCTACGACATCTCCCCGGTGCTGTTTGGTACTGGCCCCGATCCGCGCACCGCCTGGTTCTACTTCACCGAAAATGAACTGACGCCGGGGGCGGTGCGGGTTGGGCACTACAAAGCCGAGTTCAATCTGCGTGGTGATAATGGTGCCTCCACCGGTGGTCTGGCCGTGGACAGCAACCTTGGCTGGAAAGGCCCGTCGTCCTATGTCGCCACCGTGCCACAGATTTTTGACCTGTGGCAGGACCCGCAGGAACGGTACGACATCTTTATGAATAACTATACCGAGCACACCTGGACGTTAGTGACCTTCAATCAGGCCATTGGCGATTTGATGAAAACCTACGCCAAATATCCGCCGCGTAAAGCACAGAGCGAAAGCTATACCGGACCGATCACCATCAGTCAGTACGAACGTTTCCAGAATGTACGCGATCAACTCAACAAAAATGGCTTCGAATTAGGCTTACCCACCGGTAACTGA
- a CDS encoding YncE family protein has protein sequence MKSLFSPRQAAIAAAVIAACSLTACQAPAKKAEAPVAAAAVKPVDTQLTQRVLGDGLYELAYSPAANALFVASAQGFKDVNGGMIYRLDPTTLATKGETHTDLKNFGMAIEGEGSVFYTTNSLDGGVSKVDAQSGKVLERLMLGGKKDKEGDVPGAREMLLLGNELYVGRVADPGFISVVDTKTFKLKTTIKNAGKWVTGIIYSPLTERVYAANGAGEIVVINPRTHKIEQRWTAGDGKEYLFLNMAEDPATGRLFVTDDSKGKTTLVFDEHTGKVIKRLPGDALGIKFNAKRNEIYISQRESKKVLQLDATSYAVKNSWSFDTNPNSLLVSADGQTLYVSLKQAFNKDNSTQGKDSVARIALK, from the coding sequence ATGAAATCGTTGTTCAGCCCGCGTCAGGCCGCCATTGCCGCCGCAGTTATCGCTGCCTGTAGCCTGACAGCCTGCCAGGCTCCGGCCAAAAAAGCGGAAGCGCCTGTTGCTGCCGCCGCAGTGAAGCCAGTCGATACCCAGTTGACCCAGCGTGTATTGGGCGATGGCCTGTATGAACTGGCGTACTCACCCGCAGCGAACGCCTTGTTTGTGGCCAGCGCTCAGGGCTTCAAAGATGTCAATGGCGGGATGATCTACCGTCTCGATCCGACCACGCTGGCGACCAAAGGCGAAACCCATACCGATCTGAAAAACTTCGGCATGGCGATTGAGGGTGAAGGCAGCGTGTTCTACACCACCAACTCCCTGGATGGCGGCGTGTCAAAAGTGGATGCGCAGAGTGGCAAAGTGTTGGAGCGCCTGATGTTGGGCGGCAAGAAAGATAAAGAAGGCGATGTACCGGGCGCACGTGAAATGCTGCTGCTGGGTAACGAACTGTACGTTGGCCGCGTAGCCGATCCGGGCTTTATCTCGGTGGTTGATACCAAAACCTTCAAACTGAAAACCACCATTAAAAACGCCGGTAAGTGGGTAACAGGGATTATCTACTCCCCGCTGACTGAACGCGTTTATGCCGCCAATGGTGCCGGTGAGATTGTGGTGATCAACCCACGCACCCACAAAATTGAGCAGCGCTGGACAGCGGGTGATGGCAAGGAATATCTGTTCCTGAATATGGCGGAAGATCCGGCCACCGGTCGTCTGTTTGTCACCGATGATTCCAAGGGCAAAACCACCCTGGTCTTCGACGAACATACCGGCAAAGTGATCAAACGTCTCCCGGGCGACGCACTGGGCATCAAGTTCAACGCCAAACGTAACGAGATCTACATTTCTCAACGTGAGTCGAAGAAAGTGTTGCAGTTGGATGCCACCAGCTATGCGGTGAAAAACAGCTGGTCATTCGACACCAACCCGAACAGCCTGCTGGTCTCCGCCGATGGTCAAACCCTGTATGTTTCTCTGAAGCAGGCGTTTAATAAAGATAACTCAACCCAGGGTAAAGACAGCGTGGCCCGCATTGCGCTGAAGTAA
- a CDS encoding HAD family phosphatase, translating into MTKLTRSIATLILLTLCVVNSALAAADLPSWRDSAAKERIVSFVQKVTQQGSADYVPVEQRIAVFDNDGTLWSEQPAYVQLVYLLDRVKALAPHHPEWKNQQPFKGILENDMHAVAATGNQGLMAIEHAADAGMTTEDFKASVTQWLQTARHPRFNRPYTELVYQPMLELLSYLRANGFKTYIVSGGGTDFMRPWTEKIYGIPPEQVIGSTDKVKFDIGKDGKPRLIKQGAINFIDDGDNKPVAINRYIGRMPIFAFGNSDGDLPMLQYVSAGAKNALVLYLHHDDAQREYAYDRKSSFGRLDKGLDEAKKQGWPVVSMKSDWNTVFPQSQ; encoded by the coding sequence ATGACTAAGTTAACCCGTTCAATCGCCACACTTATTTTGCTGACGCTCTGTGTCGTCAACAGCGCGCTCGCCGCAGCAGATCTGCCCTCGTGGCGCGATTCTGCGGCGAAAGAGCGCATCGTCAGTTTCGTGCAGAAAGTCACGCAACAAGGGAGCGCAGATTATGTGCCAGTTGAGCAGCGTATCGCGGTGTTCGATAACGACGGCACCCTGTGGAGCGAGCAACCTGCCTACGTCCAGTTGGTGTACCTGCTCGACCGCGTGAAAGCCTTAGCCCCACACCACCCGGAGTGGAAAAACCAGCAACCTTTTAAAGGGATACTGGAAAACGATATGCACGCCGTTGCCGCAACCGGCAATCAAGGGTTGATGGCGATTGAGCACGCCGCCGACGCCGGTATGACCACCGAAGACTTCAAAGCCAGTGTGACGCAGTGGCTGCAAACCGCGCGTCACCCGCGTTTCAACCGGCCTTACACCGAACTGGTTTATCAGCCCATGTTGGAGTTGCTGAGTTACCTGCGTGCCAATGGGTTCAAAACCTATATCGTTTCCGGCGGCGGAACGGACTTTATGCGTCCATGGACGGAGAAGATCTACGGTATCCCGCCCGAACAGGTCATTGGTTCGACTGACAAGGTCAAATTTGACATCGGCAAAGACGGCAAACCTCGACTGATCAAACAAGGGGCGATCAACTTTATCGACGATGGCGACAACAAGCCGGTGGCGATCAATCGCTATATCGGCCGCATGCCAATCTTCGCCTTTGGCAATTCCGATGGGGATTTACCGATGCTGCAATATGTCTCCGCAGGCGCAAAAAACGCCCTGGTTCTTTATCTGCATCACGATGATGCGCAACGTGAATATGCCTATGACCGTAAATCCAGCTTTGGTCGCTTAGACAAAGGGTTGGATGAAGCGAAAAAACAAGGATGGCCGGTGGTCAGTATGAAATCTGACTGGAATACCGTGTTCCCGCAATCTCAGTGA